Proteins found in one Oncorhynchus keta strain PuntledgeMale-10-30-2019 chromosome 2, Oket_V2, whole genome shotgun sequence genomic segment:
- the LOC118362284 gene encoding matrix metalloproteinase-15-like isoform X1 gives MASSWENWIWLLWRRTLVPSLLVLWVTCLGTHGGEDGAFNAESWLRMYGYLPQASRQMSTMRSAHTLSNAVSDMQRFYGLQVTGAMDHGTVTAMQRPRCGVPDKFGGQIKTNVRRKRYALTGHKWNKSHLTYSIQNYTPKIGEYNSYEAIRRAFKVWQKVTPLTFDEIPYQEIKYGRRKEPDIMIFFASGFHGDSSPFDGEGGFLAHAYFPGPGMGGDTHFDSDEPWTIGNGNLQGNDLFLVAVHELGHALGLEHSNNPMAIMAPFYQWMETDDFQLPEDDLRGIQQIYGQPDGTPTQALPTVTPRRPAQPDPKPPNSPPNSPPKSPPNSPPNSPPKSPPNSPPNSPPKSPPNSPPNTPPRSPPNSPPNAPPRKPDNPHTTDRPDHYGPNICEGNFDAVTMLRGEMFVFKGRWFWRVRRNRVLDNYPMPIGHFWRGLPGDIDAAYERHDGKFVFFKGNKYWLFREANLEPGYPQELTDYGRDIPYDRIETAIWWEPSGFTYFFKGDWYWRFNEQSRAVDKDYPKPISVWGSAVPSSPKGAFLSDDGAYTYFYKGSKYWKFDNHRMKSEPGYPKSILRDFMGCSVDLDPDRDGDTDAGRKVPDVDRPPFNPDAGRDKDKEKDKERDKDRDRTNDVDYKDEREEETNEVDVVLKIDESETRTMNIIMVTVPLVLVLCILGLIYAIINTLKRKGAPKLLVHCKRSMQDWV, from the exons ATGGCATCTTCATGGGAAAACTGGATTTGGCTACTATGGAGACGGACTTTAGTTCCCTCTCTCCTCGTGCTTTGGGTCACCTGTCTCGGGACACACGGAGGAGAGGATGGAGCTTTTAATGCAGAG tcatGGCTGCGGATGTATGGCTACCTACCTCAGGCCAGCAGACAGATGTCCACCATGCGGTCAGCTCACACCCTTTCCAATGCCGTCAGCGACATGCAGCGTTTCTACGGCCTGCAGGTCACCGGCGCGATGGACCACGGCACGGTGAC AGCCATGCAGAGGCCGCGCTGTGGAGTCCCAGACAAGTTTGGGGGTCAGATCAAGACCAACGTTCGGCGGAAACGTTATGCACTCACTGGCCACAAATGGAACAAGAGCCACCTCACCTACAG TATACAGAACTACACACCAAAGATCGGGGAGTACAACTCGTATGAGGCCATCCGTAGGGCCTTCAAGGTGTGGCAGAAGGTGACCCCGCTGACCTTCGATGAGATCCCCTACCAGGAGATCAAATATGGCCGCAGGAAGGAGCCTGACATCATGATCTTCTTTGCCTCGGGTTTCCACGGAGACAGCTCACCCTTCGATGGCGAGGGCGGGTTCCTGGCCCACGCCTACTTCCCTGGTCCTGGTATGGGCGGTGATACTCACTTTGACTCTGATGAGCCGTGGACCATCGGCAATGGGAACTTGCAAG gtaATGATCTGTTCCTTGTTGCTGTACATGAGCTGGGCCATGCCCTGGGCCTGGAACACTCCAACAACCCAATGGCCATCATGGCTCCTTTCTACCAGTGGATGGAAACGGACGACTTTCAGCTGCCCGAGGATGACCTCAGAGGAATACAACAGATATATG GTCAGCCAGACGGTACACCCACCCAGGCTCTTCCCACTGTCACTCCTCGCCGGCCAGCCCAGCCAGACCCCAAACCCCCCAACTCTCCACCCAACTCTCCCCCCAAGTCACCCCCCAACTCTCCACCCAACTCTCCCCCCAAGTCACCCCCCAACTCTCCCCCCAACTCTCCACCCAAGTCACCACCCAACTCTCCTCCCAACACTCCGCCCAGATCTCCCCCTAACTCTCCCCCCAACGCCCCACCCCGGAAGCCAGACAATCCCCACACGACTGACCGCCCGGACCACTACGGCCCAAACATCTGTGAAGGAAACTTCGACGCGGTCACCATGCTCAGGGGAGAGATGTTTGTGTTCAAG GGTCGCTGGTTCTGGAGGGTGCGGAGGAACAGGGTGCTGGACAACTACCCAATGCCCATTGGTCACTTCTGGAGGGGACTGCCTGGGGACATCGATGCAGCCTACGAGAGACACGATGGGAAATTTGTCTTCTTTAAAG GGAATAAGTACTGGCTGTTCAGGGAGGCAAACCTGGAGCCTGGTTACCCCCAGGAGCTGACAGACTACGGCAGGGACATCCCCTATGACAGGATAGAGACAGCCATCTGGTGGGAACCATCAGGTTTCACATACTTCTTCAAAGGAGACTG GTACTGGCGCTTTAATGAACAGTCCCGTGCAGTCGACAAGGACTACCCCAAGCCAATCAGTGTGTGGGGCTCTGCGGTCCCGTCCTCTCCCAAGGGGGCTTTCCTCAGCGATGATGGAG CTTATACATATTTCTACAAGGGATCCAAATACTGGAAGTTTGACAACCACAGGATGAAGAGTGAGCCGGGCTACCCTAAATCCATCCTGAGGGACTTCATGGGCTGCAGTGTGGACCTGGAcccagacagagacggggacaccGACGCAGGCCGCAAGGTCCCCGACGTGGATCGCCCGCCCTTCAACCCTGATGCAGGCCGGGACAAAGACAAGGAGAAGGACAAGGAGCGGGACAAGGATCGAGACCGCACCAACGATGTAGACTATAAGgacgagagagaagaggagaccaaCGAGGTGGACGTGGTGCTGAAGATCGATGAGAGCGAGACGCGCACTATGAACATCATCATGGTGACAGTACCCCTGGTCCTGGTGCTGTGCATCCTGGGACTGATCTACGCCATCATCAACACACTGAAGAGGAAAGGAGCTCCCAAACTGCTGGTCCACTGCAAACGCTCCATGCAGGACTGGGTGTGA
- the LOC118362284 gene encoding matrix metalloproteinase-15-like isoform X2, translating to MYGYLPQASRQMSTMRSAHTLSNAVSDMQRFYGLQVTGAMDHGTVTAMQRPRCGVPDKFGGQIKTNVRRKRYALTGHKWNKSHLTYSIQNYTPKIGEYNSYEAIRRAFKVWQKVTPLTFDEIPYQEIKYGRRKEPDIMIFFASGFHGDSSPFDGEGGFLAHAYFPGPGMGGDTHFDSDEPWTIGNGNLQGNDLFLVAVHELGHALGLEHSNNPMAIMAPFYQWMETDDFQLPEDDLRGIQQIYGQPDGTPTQALPTVTPRRPAQPDPKPPNSPPNSPPKSPPNSPPNSPPKSPPNSPPNSPPKSPPNSPPNTPPRSPPNSPPNAPPRKPDNPHTTDRPDHYGPNICEGNFDAVTMLRGEMFVFKGRWFWRVRRNRVLDNYPMPIGHFWRGLPGDIDAAYERHDGKFVFFKGNKYWLFREANLEPGYPQELTDYGRDIPYDRIETAIWWEPSGFTYFFKGDWYWRFNEQSRAVDKDYPKPISVWGSAVPSSPKGAFLSDDGAYTYFYKGSKYWKFDNHRMKSEPGYPKSILRDFMGCSVDLDPDRDGDTDAGRKVPDVDRPPFNPDAGRDKDKEKDKERDKDRDRTNDVDYKDEREEETNEVDVVLKIDESETRTMNIIMVTVPLVLVLCILGLIYAIINTLKRKGAPKLLVHCKRSMQDWV from the exons ATGTATGGCTACCTACCTCAGGCCAGCAGACAGATGTCCACCATGCGGTCAGCTCACACCCTTTCCAATGCCGTCAGCGACATGCAGCGTTTCTACGGCCTGCAGGTCACCGGCGCGATGGACCACGGCACGGTGAC AGCCATGCAGAGGCCGCGCTGTGGAGTCCCAGACAAGTTTGGGGGTCAGATCAAGACCAACGTTCGGCGGAAACGTTATGCACTCACTGGCCACAAATGGAACAAGAGCCACCTCACCTACAG TATACAGAACTACACACCAAAGATCGGGGAGTACAACTCGTATGAGGCCATCCGTAGGGCCTTCAAGGTGTGGCAGAAGGTGACCCCGCTGACCTTCGATGAGATCCCCTACCAGGAGATCAAATATGGCCGCAGGAAGGAGCCTGACATCATGATCTTCTTTGCCTCGGGTTTCCACGGAGACAGCTCACCCTTCGATGGCGAGGGCGGGTTCCTGGCCCACGCCTACTTCCCTGGTCCTGGTATGGGCGGTGATACTCACTTTGACTCTGATGAGCCGTGGACCATCGGCAATGGGAACTTGCAAG gtaATGATCTGTTCCTTGTTGCTGTACATGAGCTGGGCCATGCCCTGGGCCTGGAACACTCCAACAACCCAATGGCCATCATGGCTCCTTTCTACCAGTGGATGGAAACGGACGACTTTCAGCTGCCCGAGGATGACCTCAGAGGAATACAACAGATATATG GTCAGCCAGACGGTACACCCACCCAGGCTCTTCCCACTGTCACTCCTCGCCGGCCAGCCCAGCCAGACCCCAAACCCCCCAACTCTCCACCCAACTCTCCCCCCAAGTCACCCCCCAACTCTCCACCCAACTCTCCCCCCAAGTCACCCCCCAACTCTCCCCCCAACTCTCCACCCAAGTCACCACCCAACTCTCCTCCCAACACTCCGCCCAGATCTCCCCCTAACTCTCCCCCCAACGCCCCACCCCGGAAGCCAGACAATCCCCACACGACTGACCGCCCGGACCACTACGGCCCAAACATCTGTGAAGGAAACTTCGACGCGGTCACCATGCTCAGGGGAGAGATGTTTGTGTTCAAG GGTCGCTGGTTCTGGAGGGTGCGGAGGAACAGGGTGCTGGACAACTACCCAATGCCCATTGGTCACTTCTGGAGGGGACTGCCTGGGGACATCGATGCAGCCTACGAGAGACACGATGGGAAATTTGTCTTCTTTAAAG GGAATAAGTACTGGCTGTTCAGGGAGGCAAACCTGGAGCCTGGTTACCCCCAGGAGCTGACAGACTACGGCAGGGACATCCCCTATGACAGGATAGAGACAGCCATCTGGTGGGAACCATCAGGTTTCACATACTTCTTCAAAGGAGACTG GTACTGGCGCTTTAATGAACAGTCCCGTGCAGTCGACAAGGACTACCCCAAGCCAATCAGTGTGTGGGGCTCTGCGGTCCCGTCCTCTCCCAAGGGGGCTTTCCTCAGCGATGATGGAG CTTATACATATTTCTACAAGGGATCCAAATACTGGAAGTTTGACAACCACAGGATGAAGAGTGAGCCGGGCTACCCTAAATCCATCCTGAGGGACTTCATGGGCTGCAGTGTGGACCTGGAcccagacagagacggggacaccGACGCAGGCCGCAAGGTCCCCGACGTGGATCGCCCGCCCTTCAACCCTGATGCAGGCCGGGACAAAGACAAGGAGAAGGACAAGGAGCGGGACAAGGATCGAGACCGCACCAACGATGTAGACTATAAGgacgagagagaagaggagaccaaCGAGGTGGACGTGGTGCTGAAGATCGATGAGAGCGAGACGCGCACTATGAACATCATCATGGTGACAGTACCCCTGGTCCTGGTGCTGTGCATCCTGGGACTGATCTACGCCATCATCAACACACTGAAGAGGAAAGGAGCTCCCAAACTGCTGGTCCACTGCAAACGCTCCATGCAGGACTGGGTGTGA